The DNA segment GTGAGGTTTAGTGGGGTGAGTGTAATTAAGGTCAGCTAGTAAGAGCagtgcaggtaaacctcactaCCCTGATCTGAAGAAACGCATTAGTGACTGACGCTAGAGAATGCGGTTTTTATTGTTAGGGTGGCtatatacagaatatatatatatagaatataggGTGGCAATATAGAAATCCTGGCCAGAACGTGTCCTGTAAAAATAGCATGTATGGTCACCCTATTTAGCGTACTTATTAGTGCACCTGTTTGCCATGCCGATTCGAATCAGCAAGTAGAATCAAAGGGGTTACATTGGTGCCGTGACCTGGATGGGAGTGAAGTTTAGTGGGGTGAGTGTAACAGAGGCCAGCTAGTAAGagctgtgcaggtaaacctcactctTCTGATCTGAGGAGACACATTAGCGATTAACGGTAGAGGCTGCAGTCTTTAGGGTTCTTATTAGCATACCTGTCTCCCATGCTGGTTAAAATCCTGCTCCAACTGGGGCAAGGAGAACCGGAAGGAATACATTAATGCAGTGACCCAGATGGGACCCTGACTCAAAAGATACTAGAGGCTGCGCCTTCTTGTGCCCAGCTACCTAGCCTACTGAGTTTTAACTAAGCTAAtttttcaaccctgttacccaTTTGGGCATATTTTATTAGAACCTatagtatacatttttaatttatatttacaaatttagGTATGTCACAAACTGTGGTAACAgggatgaaaaaaaatgtgaccaAGTGTGAAATAAAACAGCTCATTTATATTTGATCTCCTAAAATTAACATACTGTACAATATTTAAGAATGTCTTTTCATTGATACTTTTCattgacaaacaaacaaaaatgtagctTTCAAGCCCTATTTGGTACACTGTTCATTTAAAGTGCCAAGAGCTTGAAATAGCATGCTAGACTTTTAAAGGCCTACATTTAGACCTTCCATCTGCTTGGAGATTCGAGGGATGTCTGAGGTTTGGGGTTTTGGCATTTCTGTTCATTCAGCATCTGCTCTGAACATATGCATTTGAAACACACTGTAACTTATAAATGAGCATCTTCGTAATATTCCGTGTGGACCCATATACCATTGGTATCATAGTACAGTAATGCTTATGCTAAATGAAACACATAAGTTATTATTCTTCTTTCATTCAGGTCTTTACCGATGTGGCCCGACGTCTGTCAATGCTATCAGAGATGGAGAGCTCAGCTATCCGTTTGATGCAAGGTTTGTCTTTGCAGAGGTAAGAAACAATAATTTACTTTCCGCCTCTTTAGTTTGCCACATCTTCATTTCAGCACATTGCATTTGAAAAACGGAAAAACTCTTTCTGCTGTCTCCAGCTGAACAGTGATGTGATTTACCATCAGTCTGATAAGTACGGAAACTCAAAGATCATCTATGTGGACACAGCATATGTGGGAAAACTCATTATCACCAAAAGGGCAAACAGTAACAACTATGAGGACATCACTTCTAACTATAAATACCCAGAAGGTAAGTTTCACTTGGTCCAAAAACACCTGCACATGGACACATTTCCTTTCCCATGAAATCTTTCAACCCTCCTGACTCTAGGCAGTGAGAAGGATAGGCAGGCCATGCAAACGGCAGAGCGTCGTGGCGTTCCTACCAGGGACTACTTCCCACTCAGTGAAGCAGGTGTGGACATCGAGCTCCAGGCCGACACCATCAAAATGGGTGACAACTTCAAGCTGACGCTGAACGTTAAGAACCAGACCAGCCAAACCTGCACCCTTAGTGCCAACATCAGTGGCTATGTGGTGTATTACACGGGCGTCACCAGCGCAACTTTTAAGCTTGTAAACAAATCTGCAACTGTGGATCCCTGGAATAGTGAGTGTCACTTTACAAGTTCATTGTAGGATTAGGGCACATGCAGTTTAGAAATAAATCAGTTCATTTATGAAAATCATGTCACAGCCACAAAACTGCTGATAGACGTCCAAGCTGTGGAATACATGCCCTACCTGGTGGAACAGTCCAACCTGCTCTTTGTGGTGTATGGACGCATTGAGGAAACTGGGGTTTCCCTTTCAACAATGAGAGTTATCACTCTTCGTCCTCCTGAGCTTTCAATTAAGGTATAGATCCTCCGAAACCAATTGTAGAGGAACATATCTGATACATTTGATCTTTTATGTTAGTTAACAGTTATTATGATTCATCTTAAGCTGACTGGAACACCACGTGTTGGAAGAGATCTCATGGTTGTCGTGTCTTTCCGAAATCCCTATAACTTCATCCTGAAAAACGTTCAGCTCCGCCTTGAAGGCCCTGGTCTGATAATGACCAAAGTGAAAACATATGAGTAAGCTGAAATAAACCTCTGTCATATTTatctttccattttattttgttgccaGCATAATTTGTAAATCACATCAGTTTCCTTTtaacttatatatatacagtacattaactacatatatatacagtatttttttcttcatgcgTATACACTATATCCATTTCCACTTGCAGGCAGATTGTACCTGGTGGCTCAGTGCAATATACAGACACGATCACCCCTCAGTCTCCCGGGAAGAAGGTGCTGATAGCGTGCCTGGACTGCGCTGCACTGAGGCAGGTCACCAATCAGCTGGAAATCATCGTGCAGTAACAGACTGCCACGAGGGAACCACAGAGAAAAGATAGaggtgaaagaaagaaaggagggGTTGAAAGGGTTCCCAGTACCATTTTATTGTGTTGTCTTGCTTTACTTTACCAGCGTTATCTAAATACAAGCTAAtgttctttattttagtttttacaaaACACCCATACCTGCCATCACTGgactgttaaaaaatgtaattggtACTGTTCAACCACCATCATGTAGTAAAATGATGGATACCGAGGAATACAAGCATTTTAAGCAAAAGGTTTTCAttaataaactcatttaacttTATAAAATACGCACAAGCaaatattgtgtggatgtgagAAATCATAAGTTTATCAGAATAAACTGTAAATTGGGAGTGGGAGGAAGAGTGGGAAAAAATTGGGAGAAACACAGTATTGGCAAGTATGCACTTGACCTTTGCTTGCACCTGAGAATGTTTTTATGGGTGTATGAAATTTCGATGCATACAGGAAAATTTGATCTACATAAAccgaaaggttttttttttcttttccacacTCAAGTTTTCAAGCACATGTAAAATAAAGGTAATAAAAGTCTATTAAAATGTAGgcagaaaatgtaaaagattttcTGAAACTACACATGAATCTAAAGAAATCTAAATTGCTTTTTTGGTTGGGTACCTTAATTGACATAACTGTATTAATCAGACTGTATTAATCagaatatattcatattttcccTGCTGTAATGCCACTGAGTTGTGTTTTActaatataaactaacaataaaccTTTAGCATATAAGCATTTTtgatggttttgttttttatactgCAATTCTTTATTTACACATCAAcaccaactgaaaaaaaatatttgggttGTAAGGGATATGGCTCTTATGTCAAGATATGTGCAGTAATTAGACCTAAGGCTGAGCCAAAGGTACTAGAACGCAAATCTGCAACTTTTAGCCAAAAAAAGCGTAACGGCTAAAGCTAACACTGCAGCGTCAACTGAGGCTTCACTATGCtgaataaagttttttgttgttttttaggaAATAGCTTCCCGTTTATTGAATCAACAACTATcggctaatcttcaacatgttttacactaaacgaTAGTTTTGGATTGAACtctttttagatttaaaaaaaaaattgtttgataGGAGAAGTCACGAACAGGTAggacaggtgggattcagcttcACTGTgagaaaagttacttttaaaagtaatgtattacaatattgcgttacttccttcaaaaattaattatattagttACTTTATAGGGAAAGTactgtgttacattacttttgagttacatttgtgttactttttaaatctgggcagggtttgctttgtttttaatataaaaagttcaatTTTTAGCTAATATAAAAGCCCtggctttcacaccaaaaagtgaaatgaataatcctaaggctgaaggaaaaataaattcacGTCAGTAGAACACAGGAGAAGAAGGTTcgacactcttcagcaataaaaaaaaaacaaaaaacaataaaagcacaaatgttcatttttgcttattagtatggttgaactggatcaaAGGTCAGTAGCAAAGAcgctggttaataaaatggcattaaatacataaatctgtttttttttttttcctgagtgAGATGAATCACATCGAACACAATGAACACAACGTCTCTGTATttccaatttctctcaacatgggcaCATTGAacttgtcagtcaataaatggagAAGAAaacgggggaaaaaaacaataacactttctatcaaggctgtatttataatacattataatggtATTCTTAAgacattataatgaatgcataatgcattacaaaaaaatatgatatgctACATAATCTcataaataatcaaaacaattataatacattataatttgtagttatttgtagttgtagttattttaagagtataattatttataacacacGATAAACACCATATGAAATCTACACCTTGTGGATGCAAGTGGATGCAACATACTGTATTCATTATGTGTTATAAATCATCATACTCTTAAAAGCTATAaccacaaataagtaaatattataatacattaaaactgttcttatTAATACTCATGAGATgatacaatatattataatttttttttttttttttgaatgcattatgCTTTCAGTATAATCccttaagaatacccttataatgtattataaacacgGGCTTCATAGAAAGCGTTACCAAAACACttctttgaaaaagtaactcaggtATTTACGTTAGTGCGTTACTTTActtgttacttgaaaaaaagtaatctgattacgtaacgaCTGATTCACGCCATATCCtaattaccgtaatttcgagatgacaacatgtgacgttcTGCTCGGAACTGTTCACGTCCTCAAACTCCGAATTATgattttctatggcaacactatcaacgtCTAAACAGAGACTAcgttggtcaggtggtacagcaGTGATGTACAAGTCATGGCTCTCAGAAGACGGCGTAAACGCACCTTGAGTGCCGCACAACTCTGAAATTCAATGGCGTCAAGGCTGTAACCAAGCCAACATTTGTATGTGGGGCCCATATGGGTATAAACTGGGCTGAAAAATGGGCCTCATATAGGATTGTCCGCGGGTTCCGTAATGGCCCCATGTTAACTGCCCACGTGGATTTCATATAGGATTAAACTTGTCACAAAGTGGGACCCAACTGGGCAACATGCACAAGACCCATCTTGGTCCCAGCTGGTTGGTTATCAAGGCACACCTGATCCAAGTTGACCATTACGTTTTCtacaataatactattattaagtATTACTTAAGTAATACAGACACTCTCATCTCCCAATAGTTAGACAATCTCTGGTTCAGTAAGGTATGGAAATTGGGTTGACAAGAGGAATTAATGTAGCTAATTTGAAAAGATTTTCGTTGGAATCATATGTAGCGTCAGTTTTCACTTGAGTAAGGACAGCTTTTCTGTGTGTCGCCTCAAATTTGCTTTAAAGCCAGTCCTCTCCAATAATCCTCATGTGGAGCCGCTTTTAGTACCGGGAAAGGAAATTTCGGGAGGGAAACAGTTGACGCACCTACCTAATGGCAGTTAAAGCTGATTTCTATGCAACaagcaataaaaacagtaaaggGTCCATTTTAATGTAGTTGGCTTTGCTCTGTGAGAAAACAATCAACGAGCTTCGTTACATCAACAAAATGATTTCACTGTTTGTCCTAGCACTTGATTCTTGTCATCCAAATGATTCTAGTTAGAATCCGCCTCGCCTGTTTTCACGAAAGAAAGGAAAACTCTGCTGACGCATTTTGGCGCCTTACCTCATTCACTCCACTCCCTCCATATTAATGAAACATGGTTTAGACAGCCCGCTCCACTGCATCAATGCTGCTGGAatacccccttctctctctctttctgtcttcccTGCTTTCCCCGAACCCTCCCCGCGCCCACCTGAATGAGTCACCACGGAAAACCTCTCAAGCTACGGAGTAATTGCCGGGTAGAACGGGGACAAACACATTAAACTGGGATTCCCTATGCTGTCGAAATGACAGTTAATTTAACTCCGTTCACTCAGGAGTTTTTAACGTTCCTCCAAGACTGGCTTTCAAATAATATTGGTATCAGCCAAAATATTTGCTTTTCTGATCAAAGAGATCACATAACCTACATATATTACACTTGTTGTTGCACACCCCTGCCACAAGATGGAGACAGAACATGAATAAAAACCTGCTATTGTTCGGGCTTCTATAGCATTCCCTATAAATTAAATCCATGATATTGCATCCCTCCCTGCATTGCAACACACCATGCAGGCTTTTTTCGGTTATGCAACTGCTCATTGTTTTCGAATGGTTTAACGCACGGATTTGCGCAAACTATGATGCTCATCTACAGACATACATTcattatgtggaaaaaaaaaaaaactttgcgtGATGACAAATGTAGTCCGATTGTAAAAATCATTCATACTGtcaatgaccaaaaaaaaaaaaaattcgatCTTATTATGAAGAGCCCTCGGGGCATCAGTCTCATGGGTTCTGTATAGTCTGGACTCTAAATGAACTGTCAGGGGACCTAATTACTCAGCAGCGAGACGCGCACGGTTTCTACTCACTGGTCGGATTCTCCTTCAGCTAGAATGCCCTAGGTAACTTTTTAGTATTCTCCTCCTGAAGTCAGTGTCTATGAAAAAAATGGTGTGCATCAATACTCAGTACTCATTGGTTGGCTACAAATTCCGCTGACGTCAGCAGGgtatgaacttttttttcagtgatacAGACATCACCTTTCTCTAACGTAACGTAACCGTCATCTCAACcgatataaaatgattattaatctTTCTTAGGGcgtatttcatatttttcagtAACCCAGattacaacttttaatttattaggaACTCGGtatgtaaaaatatagaaacattAACACTTGTAATGTGTGTTGAAagtgtggttttatttttaaaaacatttttttttttatttgttagagcatttttatcaaattctCTATGTGCTCACTTTCTTGACCCCAAAACTTTTCTTGACTTTTGCTTAATATAGTGCTATCAGGTGTTAAAAGTTCTGTATGAgccaatatataattttcacgattcacaaaaaaaaatattgtgccaGTAATCATCAAAATACTACAGTCTGCTTCGTTTACCTCAAATCACCTCAGACAGACCTTGATAACCTTGCTGGAGTGTTTAAGTCATAAACAAATCATCAATAACGATTAGTTCTGCAGTAATAAGACTCGAAATAAAATGTGGGCACTACATTAATCAAACTGTGTTACAGCGCCAACTAAATCTGCACggtgcagggtcacatttcCATAAATTATCCTACAAATCCATAATTTACTTGATGCATCTTATACACAATACATCACAGTCATCTTATTAAGAAGGAGCACGGCCTATAACCAACCTCAAGCAACCTTAACTACCTCAATCTCACCAGTCTAGCAACATTCATGCATGCTCGATCTAAGCACCCTGGAGCAATGAAGTCTGCACGTGTATCCATATATGGGTCACGGGTCCACGTGTAAGCTTCATTGCATGAGGGTGGATAGGTGAGACCACCGGAGAGCAGATATATGCGGACATCTCCGCAATCCCTGAAATGCCAGTACAGTGCGAGAGGGGGGGAGAAGGGGGCCAGCCCGGTCTAGCAAATGAGAAAATAGAGAAGTGGGGAGTCCGACGGTGAATTTTACGTCAAGCTTGAGATGTGGGCGTGAAGAagggagaggaaaaaaaaaaaaaaaaacacgaggCATTACCGCCTTCTCTTAACGGGGTGCACCATTTCACTTCACTGCGCCGCGCCGACAACGGGAAAAATCACAAAGAGTTTCTGAATAGCTGCGTGAACTAAACGGCGATGTTCAGCGTTCAGATTTGGTTATCTTTTCCCCTCACAACTATCTAAAATTGGCATATACTCCAATGGTTTTACTGGACGTATGATGGGATTAACTTTGTCTGGAAGATATATTTCATTGTTTCTTGCTGTTCAAATAGGTAAGCCGATCATTTCTGTCGTAGTATATTTTGGGATGGACTGACTTTTCCTTTTTAATCTTGTACAGATAACGTATTTATAATTCATAGATGAGGCTGTTTGAAGCCTGTATGGGTAtgattttgttatatatatttggttatatattttcagtgtatgtttgtagaTATTTTAATTGCAATGTTACTGTCCCGACTGCGATTTAAAGGCTTGCAACTATTAGATCTGGGTCTTGGCTAAGAAAATACACAGCAATACTCTCTAAAGTGTTTCAAACGTATGACAATGAAGTAATTTCGCACTGCATCTCCATTAAAATGTTGGAGACTGTTCCGAAAAATAAAGCCCAGCAAAATCTTATCGGAGCAAGTTGGTCAAAGTATGGGACCGCCCGATCTTCTCcataataaattattcaaaccaatattgaaaaataatacgAAACAggaaatatgcattaaaatggTAGCATCAACAGATTTTACTTGCAAAGAGTATGTTTTATACAAGCACCACCAGATCTGTATGGTCCCATGTGTCCATTTACGAATAACGCAATAaccacaaaaaaatcattataattgcttaaaaattaaTTGCTGGGCAATTGTTGTTTTAgaatttacagaagacaccaAGTCATGTTCCTCTAttattgtgctttttaaaaCGGTTACTTGATAGTGCTGTTGCAGAGCTCTGCGATGAAAATTGCATGTTGTGCATTACGATGAAATCAGTAGCGATGAATTGTGGTTGTTCGTAAAAAAGCGAGTGCAGTTACCTAGTTGAACTACATTAATTTGCCATAAACCCCCTCCTGACTTCATTGAACAGATTATGCGGTGCCAGGTTGACACCGGTACCACTGACAGGGTCTAGTAAAGTGGTCGTGACCACTAGTACAGTAGGGTAGGTGAGTCTATATTAGATACTCAGTTGTTTCTAAATATAGATCATCGTGTCTACAACGAAAAACGATTTTAAAAATTCACGCAGTGTTGTCGTTTGTGACTGTTATTTTCCACTAAAGAAAATAAAGGCAGGGAGGAccgaaatgcattttaaatatgaaagcaTACATGCCATTAATACGCGGTTTTCTAAAGCAAGCTGTATGAGCATCTTTGTATTTCGCATCCTCATATCCGCCATGTTGAGGTCtgaatatttcaattattttaataaaaatgcacgAAACAGGTTATAGAGAGTATAATACAAGGCATTGCATTGACGcttttgtttttgctcagtATGATCTGTTGGAGGAATATGTTTGTAATGTTCATCATACGCGATTCGTGTAGAAGAAAAGGGCGATCTGTCCGTGATATCACAATTATAGCGAGATAATTCGTTATGTAAGCCTTCAACGGTGCGGCATTACTCAGTTACACCTTTAATCCAGTGTGTCAGGAATGTATacaacaatttaacaatttcaaTTGTGCTTTATTAGTTCGATATTTTGTGTAATTGCtggatgcattttttatttatttattccgtGGGCGATAAAGAATGCACTAAACGACTGTGCTTCAGCTATATAGCATCAACCAACGACTTCTTACGATTTACGAAAATATAGATGCATAATAACCGTCATGATTGCATCTATATTTTCCTTttcgttttttatttgaaatataatgctTGAAGAATAGAATATAGGAATGTGTAGCGCATAACAAATATACAGCAATGTATGATCATATAACGTAATGCATATAATGTAGGAACATACACAACggttaaataatataatgcatGTAATATAAAGAAGGTACACATGTACTgcattaaatacaatataaaatggaTCATATAGCATGAAATGCATATAGTAGTAGGCTAGAGTAGGCTATATAATGCATATACAGTGCATCGACGCAGGGTATTGCATATAATACTACAGTATGCAAAGCATTTGATACAATGTAAGGACGTATATAATTCTAAGCTATACAGTGTGCATGTGGTTTGTAACAGGGTGTGTTCATCTTGCCCATATTCCTACAGTGGTTAATGTGCAGAGAGGCCCGGCCTGAATTGAACAGTGATATAACTTCATCAATTCACGGGATCTCGCTGCTTAACGAACCTGAGAAGAAGCCACTGGCGTTTAAGGTTCGTTAAGCAAAGGGATCTGGTCAATTGATCAAGTTGTGACCTCCCAGTCCATCACCGTGTCCCAAATGAAGAGGGAAGGAAAAGCATGTGTGTCCAAATCTTCTCATTTTCCCTAATAGATCTGTCATCAAAAAAGAGACTCTTTTCTAGATGTGTAAAAAAAAGGGAGGGGGAATACAAATCACTCAGAATGAAAATCTCACCTCGCACAAGCCCACATACCCCCACCCTCATGTAAACCATTACATCATCGTTTGTCCACGCGCCACCCTCatactcaacacacacacacacaacattatTGTGCGGAAATGTTTTATGTCTTAAAATCGCTTCAACTTTATTTATTCTAACCAGAATAAAAAAGAGCGAAGAACAGAATATAACAGTCAAATACCAAATCTTTAACGAACacaagtgcaaaaaaataaataaataaacggtATTCtgaaagattaaaataataaagacgTTGACGGTTTTAAAAATCGTTTATTTACGGTCATATCTCGTTTTTCAGCCTATCTGCTGCAGGCGGTTCGAGCGGCTGGGAAATGTGAAACAGTGTTCAAAGGTTTCTCCAACTGCCTGCTTCAACTGGGAGAGAACATGGCCAACTATCCACAGGAGCTGGACGAGAAGGAAAACCTTCAGACCATCTGCAAGTAAGGgaaacatgcatacacacaACAGATGAAATATACGTGTGTGAGAGAGCAGGGAGGGAGAGAAAAGggtaaaaaaaagagaaacggCGAGAGGAGCCAGATGGCACAAGGGGCCCCTTGTTTAATTCGACAGCTCCATGAGCAGAAATAGAGCCGTGCGGGCAGTACGCACTATTCACATTTTACCAGTTAATTACAATTAGATGAACCATCTCTACACGCCAAGGCCAAAGGTCAACATCTATAATTGGATCAGATCTGGAGGTAATGCGCGAGTATTGTAAGCGATCCGCCTTATAAAATAACGGGTTCTTTTACAGCCGTGACTGAGCGAATCAAAACGGAACAGCATCTTATTACAGTGGCTAAAATTATATTTCCCTTtccttcacattttttttttctaaattaagtCTGCCTGtcgtttttaatttcatatatacTCAGCTCCGTTTTTAGAccattcagttttatttattaaattactaaaattaggTGCCTATAAAAGGTGCACTAAGAAGTGTTCTAACAAGGGCGAAGGAacactgcagttttttttccatatactATGCTATTCTTCTATATACGTTTTTTCTTTGCTGATTAAGTAAAAGCATATTCTTTCTCGGAATTCTTTTGTATTCTAATTTATTTGGAGCTCAGCTACTTGTTGTGTCCATTTGTAGACGCAGGGTTTAGAATGTGGGTGTGTGttcctgaaataaattaataaatgataggCTTGAGAGTGGGATAGAGGAAGGGGGTGGGGCGCAGGAGGGGAGTTGTAAGAGAGCGGGAGAGATGGGGAGGGCACTAGAAGTCACGTGATACGGAGACTTTCCCTTTGGAGCCGCATTACAACTCGGGTTTCCCTCGTGCCCTGTCTCCTCCTTCACGTGGCTACATGAGGACTCATGCATGCTATCAAATGGATCCCTTTCTAATAATTGTGTATTTACGTGGATTGTATTTTTTAgctatattttgttataatcatttaaataatctgAATAATTCAATGAATATGCTATAATGTACAAAAGCGATGTGAATATTCTAAACAAAATACGATATTCAAGTGTTCacttaatgttatttttgtagtaAACGAAAACGGAAGTTGAATGCAGTCAAATAGCCTACGTTAGCCTATTTATGTTGGCATAAACGCATGCGAACTGAAACCAAATATCAAAACTGCTTTTCACATATAGGATATTGCAAGGAATTACAAAACCAAATAAAGaacagagagggaaaaaaaacaatttccgCAGAACTAGgcatatattttacaaaatataaacataaacataataacaaataaataaacgtaaTGAAAATCTATAATAAGAAGAACAACAACGAGAAAACTAGAATAATGTTCTACTTGaatttgtaaatgaaatgtGACGCGTTACTCAAATCAGACGTGAGTAATGATTTCTTTCATTGTGTTTGAAATATTTGATTTGCAGTTACTGGGATAATTTCCATGCATGTGCGACCACTGCTCTGGCAGACTGTCAGGAAGGAGCCACAGATCTGTGGGAGAAGCTgaaaaaggagtccagaaatCTGGACTTTCGCGGCAGCTTGTTTGAACTGTGTGCGGGCGGGAACGGCGCGAGCCGATCAACGGTTCCGTTCGGCGTAACGCTGATCCTGACTGCACTGTCTACGCTTGTGACGTGGATGCAGTTTTAACCCACGgggaaagaagaagaaaaaaaatcaaagaagaaaaaaaaacaaaagaaaagaaagagagagaggaaaagacCGGACAAACCATCAacacaagaataaaaaaagaataataattaatgacGATCCAAATTCATCCTCACCCAAATGGATTTATATACCTATTTCATCTGGAGAAAAAGACGTTTTTTGCAAGAGACAATGGCAAGAAGAAGTCTTCTGGGAATGCTCAAGCACATTTGCCTGACTCTGGGTCGATTTCATGAAATATTTATCAGATATTGAATTGAAATGACGGCCTGAATTTCTGAAAGGTCCTGGTTAGAAGCGTagtattttataacattaccGTCTGTTATGAATGAATTATTACTGTAGGCTTTTCACATTCTCAACGGCCATCATGCATATAGAAAGATAGGAAATATTCTCCCATCC comes from the Labeo rohita strain BAU-BD-2019 chromosome 24, IGBB_LRoh.1.0, whole genome shotgun sequence genome and includes:
- the nrn1a gene encoding neuritin, encoding MMGLTLSGRYISLFLAVQIAYLLQAVRAAGKCETVFKGFSNCLLQLGENMANYPQELDEKENLQTICNYWDNFHACATTALADCQEGATDLWEKLKKESRNLDFRGSLFELCAGGNGASRSTVPFGVTLILTALSTLVTWMQF